One genomic window of bacterium includes the following:
- a CDS encoding DUF3604 domain-containing protein, translating to MRLWVSVFIISLLATPLLAEPDPAASQQNQLFWGDTHLHTNNSFDAFLNRNMTADPATAYRYAKGLPVIHPFHRARVQIETPLDFLVIADHAEYLGVIRHIVEKGIPREGLGLIDRLRSAIGERRVRGAIEKDEGGAFFTSLLPDTQDVETAAANPPNAAIPNYEIMQRTTWQEAIQLADAHNQPGRFTALIGWEWSSIPAGANLHRVVFTSSDASVASQYQPWSSADSMYPEDLWAWLDETSKQTGAEFVAIPHNSNISKGYMFGETSLRGEPIGPEYAQTRARWEPVVEATQIKGDSETHPSVSPDDPFADFETYTHYIQQNPPPYEPGAGDYVRSALLRGLAIEEKIGFNPYRFGLIGSTDAHTGIPSAEEPNFWGKMARDSIPENKQGGWRADGGPTGWTMSASGLAAVWAPENTRDALLEAFRRKEVYATTGPRIMVRVFGGWSYGAADAEAPQLAEVGYAGGVPMGADLRAREGGGAPRFLVHAAKDPKSAHLDRVQMVKGWIDSAGATHERVHDLVWSGDRVANASGSVPAVGNTVDAETGTYTNDLGAPVLSTVWEDPDFDPSQNAFYYVRVLEIPTPRHSVGDALALGLDAKTIEGPWWIQERAYTSPIWYRGAP from the coding sequence ATGCGTCTCTGGGTCAGCGTCTTCATCATCAGCCTGCTCGCCACACCGCTACTGGCAGAGCCGGACCCGGCTGCTTCCCAGCAGAATCAGCTCTTCTGGGGCGATACCCATCTCCACACGAACAACTCCTTCGACGCGTTCCTGAATCGCAACATGACCGCGGATCCGGCCACGGCCTATCGCTACGCCAAGGGCCTGCCGGTGATCCACCCCTTCCACCGGGCCCGGGTGCAGATCGAAACGCCGCTCGACTTCCTCGTGATCGCCGACCATGCGGAGTATCTGGGCGTGATCCGCCACATCGTGGAGAAGGGCATTCCGAGAGAGGGACTCGGCCTGATCGACCGACTCCGCTCCGCGATCGGAGAGCGGCGGGTCCGGGGCGCGATCGAGAAGGACGAAGGCGGGGCGTTCTTCACCTCGCTCCTGCCGGACACGCAGGACGTCGAGACCGCTGCGGCCAATCCCCCGAATGCAGCGATCCCGAACTACGAGATCATGCAGCGAACGACCTGGCAAGAAGCCATCCAACTGGCCGACGCCCACAACCAGCCCGGTAGGTTCACGGCCTTGATCGGCTGGGAATGGAGTTCCATCCCGGCAGGCGCGAACCTGCACCGGGTCGTCTTCACCAGCAGCGATGCCAGCGTGGCCTCCCAGTACCAGCCCTGGAGTTCAGCCGACAGCATGTACCCGGAGGATCTCTGGGCCTGGCTCGACGAAACCTCGAAGCAGACCGGAGCCGAGTTCGTCGCGATCCCGCACAACTCGAATATATCCAAGGGCTACATGTTCGGCGAAACCTCGCTGCGCGGGGAGCCGATCGGCCCTGAGTATGCGCAGACCCGCGCGCGTTGGGAGCCGGTCGTCGAGGCGACCCAGATCAAAGGCGATTCGGAGACCCATCCCAGTGTCTCGCCGGACGATCCCTTTGCCGATTTCGAGACGTACACGCACTACATCCAGCAGAACCCGCCCCCCTACGAGCCGGGCGCAGGCGACTACGTGCGCAGCGCACTCCTTCGGGGGCTCGCCATCGAAGAGAAGATCGGCTTCAACCCCTACCGCTTCGGGCTGATCGGATCGACCGATGCGCACACCGGTATCCCCTCCGCGGAAGAGCCGAACTTCTGGGGGAAGATGGCTCGGGATTCGATTCCCGAGAACAAGCAGGGGGGCTGGCGGGCCGATGGCGGCCCGACCGGGTGGACGATGTCCGCCTCGGGCCTGGCCGCGGTGTGGGCACCGGAGAACACACGTGACGCGCTGCTCGAGGCATTCCGACGCAAGGAAGTGTATGCCACGACGGGCCCGCGCATCATGGTGCGGGTGTTCGGAGGCTGGAGCTACGGCGCGGCGGACGCGGAGGCGCCCCAATTGGCCGAGGTCGGCTACGCCGGCGGCGTCCCGATGGGTGCCGATCTTCGCGCACGCGAAGGCGGTGGCGCGCCGCGCTTCCTGGTCCATGCAGCGAAGGACCCGAAGAGCGCCCACCTGGATCGGGTGCAGATGGTGAAAGGCTGGATCGATTCGGCAGGCGCGACCCACGAGCGCGTTCACGATCTCGTCTGGTCCGGGGATCGTGTCGCGAACGCCTCGGGCAGCGTGCCCGCCGTGGGCAACACCGTGGATGCGGAGACGGGGACCTACACCAACGACCTCGGGGCACCGGTTCTCTCCACGGTCTGGGAAGACCCGGACTTCGACCCGTCCCAGAACGCATTCTACTACGTCCGCGTGCTCGAGATCCCGACGCCCCGCCACTCCGTCGGCGACGCCCTGGCTCTCGGTCTGGACGCGAAGACGATCGAAGGGCCGTGGTGGATCCAGGAGCGCGCCTACACCTCGCCGATCTGGTACCGGGGCGCTCCCTGA
- a CDS encoding SDR family NAD(P)-dependent oxidoreductase, with protein MDHFEDRIAVITGGGTGMGRELAIQLAGEGCRVAMCDVAEETMARTKALCEENAPAGTRITTHQADVSCEDQLVAFRNAVVSEHETDCVHLVFNNAGIGGAGSLILADREEWEKTFDVCWKGVYLGTRTFLPLLLASDEGHLINTSSVNGFWASLGPLTAHTAYSAAKFAVKGFTEALVNDFRLNAPHLKVSLVMPGHIGTSIVINSGKILGHDPKEMSDDDLQEAREQMARMGFEAAGVTNDQIRQALQQRAEEFRDNAPMTAAEAARVILDGVRKGQWRILVGEDAANLDQLVRENPEEAYEPSFMEKFLATTDWQIGQ; from the coding sequence ATGGATCATTTCGAAGACAGGATTGCGGTGATCACCGGTGGCGGAACGGGGATGGGCCGCGAGCTTGCGATCCAGCTTGCCGGAGAGGGCTGCCGCGTTGCGATGTGCGATGTGGCGGAAGAAACGATGGCGCGGACGAAGGCTCTATGCGAGGAGAACGCTCCGGCGGGTACTCGTATCACGACCCATCAGGCCGATGTCTCCTGTGAAGATCAGCTGGTGGCCTTCCGGAATGCGGTCGTTTCCGAGCACGAGACGGATTGCGTCCACCTCGTCTTCAACAACGCGGGGATCGGAGGTGCAGGCAGCCTCATCCTCGCCGATCGGGAAGAGTGGGAGAAGACCTTCGACGTTTGTTGGAAGGGCGTCTACCTGGGTACTCGCACCTTCCTGCCCCTGTTGTTGGCGAGTGACGAAGGACATCTCATCAATACCAGCAGCGTGAACGGATTCTGGGCTTCTCTTGGCCCGCTCACTGCGCACACGGCCTATAGCGCAGCAAAATTCGCGGTGAAGGGGTTCACCGAGGCTCTCGTCAACGATTTCCGGCTGAATGCGCCTCACCTCAAGGTCTCGTTGGTCATGCCGGGCCATATCGGCACGTCGATCGTGATCAACTCGGGGAAGATCCTCGGTCATGATCCGAAGGAGATGTCTGACGACGACCTGCAGGAAGCGCGAGAGCAGATGGCGCGCATGGGATTCGAGGCCGCAGGCGTCACGAACGACCAGATCCGCCAGGCCCTGCAGCAGCGCGCGGAAGAGTTCCGGGACAACGCGCCCATGACCGCGGCCGAGGCGGCGCGCGTCATCCTGGACGGCGTGCGAAAGGGGCAGTGGCGCATCCTCGTGGGTGAGGATGCAGCCAATCTCGACCAGCTCGTTCGAGAGAACCCGGAAGAGGCGTACGAACCTTCCTTCATGGAGAAGTTCCTGGCGACCACGGATTGGCAAATCGGTCAGTGA
- a CDS encoding sulfotransferase codes for MQRAVREGAEKIEVVFRRERVLAEAEKRTGLSDFGSPDFEERLDLWLESLDADETLSGVGRVGAYRDCVRYASARLRMEDFVTRNPDVLDLEIERPIIVVGLPRSGTTHLLNLIAADRRLRSMPYWESLEPVPARGEADTRRQRCIEGHEMQSRLMPLLKNMHDMAPDHVHEEIELQGPDFSTYTIEWIATIPRWRDYYYAHDQRPHYAYLKRALQILQFQRGPNRWILKSPQHLEQLGPLIDTFPDATVAFTHRDPVSVIASAITMICYGDRIRCKRVDPEATAAYWIDRIEHLLRRCVLDRELVPESQSLDILFDEFMQDDLATVDRIYQLADLEKTPASEAQLRAYMEANPRGKHGRIAYDLKADFGVDPGELRERFAFYYERFPVRVEG; via the coding sequence ATGCAGCGGGCCGTGCGTGAGGGAGCCGAGAAGATCGAAGTCGTGTTTCGGCGCGAACGGGTGCTCGCCGAGGCAGAAAAGAGAACAGGCCTCTCGGATTTCGGTTCGCCGGATTTCGAGGAGCGCCTCGATCTATGGCTCGAGAGCCTGGACGCTGACGAGACCCTCAGTGGGGTGGGGCGTGTGGGCGCCTACCGGGATTGTGTTCGTTATGCGTCGGCTCGTCTGCGCATGGAGGATTTCGTCACGCGGAACCCGGATGTCCTCGATCTGGAGATCGAGCGCCCGATCATCGTGGTGGGCCTGCCGCGCTCCGGGACGACCCATCTGCTGAATCTGATCGCAGCAGATCGACGGCTGCGCTCGATGCCCTACTGGGAGAGCCTCGAGCCCGTGCCGGCGCGTGGTGAAGCCGATACGCGTCGGCAGCGGTGCATCGAGGGCCACGAGATGCAATCCCGACTCATGCCGTTGTTGAAGAACATGCACGACATGGCGCCTGATCATGTGCACGAGGAGATCGAGCTTCAAGGCCCGGATTTCTCGACCTACACGATCGAGTGGATCGCCACGATCCCGCGTTGGCGCGACTACTACTACGCTCACGATCAGAGGCCGCACTACGCCTACCTGAAGAGGGCGCTCCAGATTCTCCAGTTCCAACGGGGCCCGAACCGCTGGATCTTGAAGTCACCCCAGCATCTGGAGCAGCTCGGTCCGTTGATCGACACGTTCCCGGATGCCACCGTCGCCTTTACCCACCGGGATCCGGTCTCGGTCATCGCTTCGGCCATCACCATGATCTGCTACGGCGATCGGATTCGCTGCAAGCGTGTCGATCCCGAGGCCACAGCGGCCTATTGGATCGATCGCATCGAACATCTGCTTCGTCGATGCGTTCTGGATCGCGAGCTCGTACCCGAGAGCCAGAGCCTCGACATTCTCTTCGATGAGTTCATGCAGGACGACCTCGCGACCGTGGACCGGATCTACCAGCTTGCGGATCTGGAGAAGACGCCCGCATCCGAGGCTCAGCTGCGGGCCTATATGGAAGCGAACCCGCGCGGAAAGCACGGGAGAATCGCGTACGACTTGAAGGCAGATTTCGGTGTGGATCCGGGAGAGCTGCGAGAGCGCTTCGCGTTCTACTACGAGCGGTTCCCCGTGCGAGTGGAGGGCTGA
- a CDS encoding SDR family oxidoreductase: MVSSMRFDFSGASVLVTGGSNGIGAGIARAFVTAGADVTITGTRDKATDYEHDLSAFRYLPLQATDSEGLDRLAEELPTLDVLVNNAGASFPGGRNEAIPDVFEESVAINLFAAYRLSLASKEKLSASTLAGGGSVVNLASMSAFFAVPMVPGYAAAKAGVVQMTKNLGVAWAKEGIRVNAVAPGIVLTNMTEVMKGVEALEKPQLDRTPLGRWGQPEDVAPTVLFLCSEAASFVTGQTWNVDGGYSAS, translated from the coding sequence TTGGTATCGAGTATGCGCTTCGATTTCTCTGGGGCATCGGTCCTGGTCACCGGTGGCTCGAACGGTATCGGTGCTGGTATTGCGCGGGCATTCGTGACGGCCGGCGCCGACGTCACGATCACGGGGACTCGTGACAAGGCCACGGACTACGAGCACGACCTCTCGGCGTTTCGCTATCTGCCGCTTCAGGCGACTGACTCCGAGGGGCTGGACCGGCTGGCTGAAGAGCTGCCCACCTTGGACGTGTTGGTGAACAACGCGGGTGCGAGCTTCCCGGGCGGCAGGAACGAGGCGATTCCGGACGTCTTCGAGGAGAGCGTGGCGATCAACCTCTTCGCGGCCTACCGGCTCTCGCTTGCCAGCAAGGAGAAGCTTTCGGCCAGCACTCTTGCGGGCGGCGGAAGCGTGGTGAATCTCGCTTCGATGTCCGCCTTCTTCGCTGTTCCGATGGTTCCCGGCTACGCCGCCGCGAAGGCTGGCGTGGTACAGATGACCAAGAACCTGGGCGTCGCGTGGGCGAAGGAGGGAATCCGAGTCAATGCCGTGGCTCCGGGCATCGTTCTCACGAACATGACCGAAGTGATGAAGGGGGTCGAAGCCCTTGAGAAACCCCAACTCGATCGCACGCCGCTCGGCCGCTGGGGACAGCCCGAGGATGTGGCACCGACCGTCTTGTTCCTTTGCAGCGAAGCAGCGAGCTTCGTCACCGGGCAGACATGGAATGTGGACGGAGGCTATTCGGCCTCCTGA